One region of Enterobacter ludwigii genomic DNA includes:
- the pepA gene encoding leucyl aminopeptidase yields the protein MEFSVKSGSPEKQRSACIVVGVFEPRRLSPIAEQLDKISDGYISALLRRGELEGKPGQTLLLHHVPNVLSERILLIGCGKERELDERQYKQVIQKTINTLNDTGSMEAVCFLTELHVKGRNTYWKVRQAVETAKESLYSFDQLKTNKSEPRRPLRKMVFNVPTRRELTSGERAIQHGLAIAAGIKAAKDLGNMPPNICNAAYLASQARQLADTYSKNVITRVIGEQQMKELGMHSYLAVGNGSQNESLMSVIEYKGNPSEDARPIVLVGKGLTFDSGGISIKPAEGMDEMKYDMCGAAAVYGVMRMVAELQLPINVTGVLAGCENMPGGRAYRPGDVLTTMSGQTVEVLNTDAEGRLVLCDVLTYVERFEPEAVIDVATLTGACVIALGHHITGLMSNHNPLAHELIGASEQAGDRAWRLPLGDEYQEQLESNFADMANIGGRPGGAITAGCFLARFTRKYNWAHLDIAGTAWRSGKAKGATGRPVALLSQFLLNRAGFNGDE from the coding sequence ATGGAGTTCAGTGTAAAAAGCGGTAGCCCGGAGAAACAGCGGAGTGCCTGCATCGTTGTGGGCGTCTTTGAACCACGCCGACTCTCCCCGATCGCCGAACAACTCGATAAAATCAGTGACGGCTACATTAGCGCCCTGCTGCGCCGTGGCGAACTGGAAGGTAAACCTGGGCAGACGCTGTTACTGCACCATGTTCCGAACGTACTGTCCGAGCGCATTCTGCTGATTGGCTGTGGTAAAGAGCGCGAGCTGGATGAACGCCAGTATAAGCAGGTGATTCAGAAAACGATCAATACGCTGAATGATACCGGTTCAATGGAAGCTGTCTGCTTCCTGACAGAACTGCACGTCAAAGGCCGTAATACCTACTGGAAAGTTCGCCAGGCTGTCGAAACAGCAAAAGAGAGCCTGTACAGCTTCGATCAGCTGAAGACCAATAAAAGCGAGCCGCGTCGCCCGCTGCGTAAAATGGTCTTCAACGTGCCAACCCGTCGCGAACTGACCAGCGGCGAACGCGCTATTCAGCACGGTCTGGCGATTGCGGCTGGCATTAAGGCGGCGAAAGATCTCGGTAACATGCCGCCTAATATCTGTAACGCCGCGTATCTGGCATCCCAGGCGCGCCAGTTGGCTGATACCTACAGCAAGAATGTCATCACCCGCGTTATCGGCGAACAGCAGATGAAAGAGCTGGGGATGCACTCATATCTGGCCGTCGGTAACGGCTCTCAGAACGAATCCCTGATGTCAGTCATCGAATACAAGGGCAACCCGTCCGAAGATGCACGTCCAATCGTGCTCGTCGGCAAGGGCCTGACTTTCGACTCCGGCGGTATCTCGATCAAACCTGCCGAAGGCATGGACGAGATGAAATACGACATGTGCGGCGCAGCAGCCGTATACGGCGTGATGCGTATGGTCGCAGAACTTCAGTTGCCGATTAATGTCACTGGCGTACTGGCAGGCTGCGAAAACATGCCTGGCGGTCGCGCTTATCGTCCGGGTGACGTCCTGACCACCATGTCTGGCCAGACGGTTGAAGTCCTGAACACTGACGCCGAAGGCCGTCTGGTGCTGTGTGACGTGCTGACCTACGTTGAGCGTTTCGAACCTGAAGCGGTCATCGACGTGGCTACTCTGACCGGTGCCTGCGTGATCGCGCTGGGCCATCACATTACTGGCCTGATGTCGAACCACAACCCGCTGGCACACGAACTGATTGGTGCCTCGGAACAAGCTGGTGACCGCGCATGGCGTCTGCCGCTGGGTGATGAGTATCAGGAGCAGTTGGAGTCTAACTTTGCGGATATGGCGAACATCGGCGGCCGTCCTGGTGGTGCTATCACCGCAGGTTGCTTCCTGGCACGCTTCACCCGCAAGTACAACTGGGCACACCTGGATATCGCGGGCACCGCATGGCGTTCCGGTAAAGCCAAAGGCGCAACCGGTCGTCCGGTCGCGTTACTCTCGCAGTTCCTGCTGAATCGCGCTGGGT
- the lptF gene encoding LPS export ABC transporter permease LptF, which translates to MIIIRYLVRETLKSQLAILFILLLIFFCQKLVKILGAAVDGEIPTNLVLSLLGLGIPEMAQLILPLSLFLGLLMTLGKLYTESEITVMHACGLSKAVLVKAAMILALFTGIVAAVNVMWAGPMSSRHQDEVLAEAKANPGMAALAQGQFQQATDGNSVLFIESVDGSKFNDVFLAQLRTKGNARPSVVVADSGQLAQRKDGSQIVTLNTGTRFEGTAMLRDFRITDFQNYQAIIGHQAVALDPSDTEQMDMRTLWNTDTDRARAEFHWRITLVFTVFMMALIVVPLSVVNPRQGRVLSMLPAMLLYLIYFLLQTSIRSNGAKGKLDPMVWTWVVNSLYILLALGLNLWDTVPVRRIRARFSRKGAI; encoded by the coding sequence GTGATAATCATAAGATATCTGGTGCGGGAGACGCTCAAAAGCCAACTGGCGATCCTCTTCATCCTGCTGCTGATTTTTTTCTGTCAGAAGTTGGTTAAGATCCTCGGTGCGGCCGTTGACGGCGAAATTCCAACGAATCTGGTGCTTTCCCTGCTTGGTTTAGGGATCCCGGAAATGGCGCAGCTTATCCTGCCGCTAAGTCTTTTCCTTGGTCTGCTCATGACGCTTGGTAAGCTCTACACCGAGAGTGAAATCACGGTGATGCATGCCTGTGGTCTGAGCAAAGCCGTGCTGGTGAAGGCCGCGATGATACTGGCGCTGTTCACCGGTATCGTTGCGGCGGTGAATGTAATGTGGGCAGGTCCCATGTCCTCCCGTCATCAGGACGAAGTGCTGGCCGAAGCGAAAGCGAACCCCGGCATGGCGGCATTAGCCCAGGGGCAGTTCCAGCAGGCGACTGACGGTAACTCTGTGCTGTTTATTGAGAGCGTAGACGGCAGTAAATTCAACGACGTATTTCTGGCGCAGCTGCGTACGAAAGGTAACGCACGTCCGTCGGTGGTCGTCGCCGACTCTGGCCAGCTTGCTCAGCGCAAAGATGGTTCGCAAATTGTGACGTTGAATACAGGTACCCGTTTTGAAGGTACCGCGATGCTGCGTGACTTCCGTATCACGGACTTCCAGAACTACCAGGCCATTATTGGTCATCAGGCTGTGGCGCTCGACCCATCGGATACCGAGCAAATGGACATGCGTACGCTGTGGAATACCGATACCGACAGAGCGCGCGCTGAGTTCCACTGGCGAATTACTCTCGTCTTTACGGTGTTTATGATGGCATTGATTGTGGTTCCGCTGAGCGTGGTCAACCCTCGCCAGGGACGTGTGCTCTCCATGCTGCCGGCGATGTTGCTGTACCTGATCTACTTCCTGCTGCAAACCTCGATTCGCTCAAACGGTGCTAAGGGTAAGCTGGATCCCATGGTCTGGACATGGGTCGTCAACAGCTTGTACATCTTACTGGCGCTGGGATTAAACCTGTGGGATACGGTGCCAGTGCGCCGCATACGTGCCCGATTCTCGCGTAAAGGAGCCATCTAA